agaacaaagatgataatggagagaaagaaagaaacactttgtaagtgtgagaaaatggtgcaagtttaatgcttgcattcatggctatttatagcaaaaatatcacaagtttaggtaatacaataatattacttttgtgtatcaataattgactatccatttatatatatatttatatattataacatttgTAACTTaattagtatatataataatactagtttATAGCCCGCGCATTCGCGGGTATTTAATCATACAAgatgttaaaaatatattctaaATAACTTATTTATGCTAATGATATAAGTAATACTCCTCTGTACTATATTAATAGTCATGTTTTGATTTTTAAAGTATTTTctttttaactttaactttaaatattattttttgtattaaatattattTGATAAAACTTATATCAATAGATTGACTTTTGAATATATTTTAAGTGGTATAACGTTcatcaagtattatataacacataataatttaaagtcaaagttaaaaAACAAAAGGACTTCTATAGTTAAAACGagactattaatatgagacggaggGAGGAGCAGTGAAATATATGTGAATAATAAATCAACAAATATAAAAAACAGATACATTATACACACTAAGTAAATGAGTATGATACTTGACAAATGTAAACAACTTACAATCTGTTCAGAACTCGAATGCAATATCAAATGTCAAATGTTACTTACACAGATTTCAGCATGCTCACTATAGAAGTTGATATGAATCACATCATCATAAAGCTAATCCACAAGATAAACCAACCATCTATAATTATACAGCACCCTGTCAAATATATATAATTAGCGAAAAATCATGCAAACAACTTACACTCTGTTAGGACCTCAAATGCAACATGAAATGTTAAATTTACATGTATAGGTGAGCCAAGTGTAGGAGTTATAAATACACTCATCTTTAAAACTAAGCCTCCTCAACTTTGATCTATAAGTACTTGACCATACCTCGACCCTCAACACTAAGGGTGTGTTCCCAAGTTTCAATTTACAGGAAAGTAAATGAAATAAAATGAAATGAAAGCGAGGGATGAAGAATCCTTTCAATTTGGAAGGAATCAATCAAAGGAAAATTGCACTACATTTCACTTCCCCTCCATTTCACTTCCTTTCAATTAACAAACTTGGGAACACCATTTCTTCTTATTTTCCTTCCCCTTCATTTCACTTCCTTTCAATTAATAACTTAGAAACACAGCCTAAGCTTACTCGTTTGATGCTGATTCTTTTAAGATGCTTTAACTGTTGAGACCTCTTATTCATCTGCCATTATATGAAAAAATGGTCAAGTACAACTAATAACACCATAAACGACAACTTGTATAGAAAGTAAAGGGTGCGGACCTTAAGCCGAGATGATAGTGAACAACTTGTTTACCTCGGTATCCGATTTCATCTGGATCTATCTTATCTTGGGGACACACACATTGCTTTAGGCCTTGATGTTAGTATAGAAGATGAACTTTCAGTTCCAGAGTTTGGTTCCTGCATTGACCACTAAAAAACATCAAATAAGAAATAGATGATTCACCAGAAAGAAACAGTAATTTACAAATGAAGCAACCTACTGGGAATATTTAGCCAAATCCTGATCATCATCTCTAGAATTCATCTTGAAGCATTAATTGTAAGCATTCGATCAACTCAAAAAACTTAAATCAATCAGAAAGATGAAATTGTACTGTACATCCCATGCACAAAATCATATCATGTTCTTTAACCCTTGAGTGACCTTTCAACCATAATGCACTTGGGCAATTAAGGACACCAAGCTACTATAAGTGATACATTATCACTAAAATTATAAATGTCAAAATATTAACTTTGACCCATAATACTTAAATCAACTAATGAGGTATTTTGCATGACATTAAACAGACCCTGAAGTAGCGTAAAAGTGTACCAAAACCCAAAAGTCAAACACTGCCCAAAAAATGCATTTTGACCATAAAAAGTCAAAATTATGACTGGATGAAAAGAGTCTTCTCTCAAAATGACTTTAAACATAATCAACTTATACATAGATACTTAATAATATTTTAACCTACTATTGATACATAGATAGCAGGTTATATTATAATGTAAATAATCAAATGAGCAAGGGATAATGAAGGATTAGGGCTGACCTTTAGCATCCCAAATTGCCATATACAAGCTGATGACTGTGGCTGCACTGTTATATTGATTTTTAATTGACACAACCTCATTCTCACCACATCAAAAATAGTTTTGCTAACCAAATTTGCACCTCTATTGGTCTAACGCATTTCACTAACCTGTTTGAGTCGACATATGTGCAATATTGAAAAATAAAGAGCAATATGGAAAAGTCATTTTTCTAAGCAAAAAAACACTTCATTACATTAAACTAAATCGCGGATCAACAATCACATAAATACTGATGGGAACGGAAACAAACAAAATAAGCTACCAGTACTGCTAGAGAACGGAAAACAAATCCATAGATGGAGCATAAATTGGAACCAGATCATCAGCAGACCCGAGTGACCGAACATCATCCCACAGTTCCGAAATCAGATTCTAAATGTGATGGTAACGTCAAATTCTCAAAATTACACAAACGCGTCAAAATCAATCCTTAACGAAAATACATCTAAAAATCCTTTTTAAGACACCAGAATTTGCCAACAcacttagtacaacataataagcaTGTATAAACCAACCattacccaatttgacaccaaaacgaCCAACATTTGAAAATTGGATAACTATTTAAGTTTTATTGTCAAATATATAAAAGCATTAAATTTTATGTAGCAGCTTGAGCTATGTACCTTAGGTTGAAATAACATCCCCCATGATCTGAACTGATTTTCCAGGAGCAGTACGTCATTATATGTTCTATAAAATTGCTCTTTCTACTTCCAGTGTAAACAATGAATCAGAAAAAATAATTTGTTATTTTATTTCTTTTCTAAAACATATGAAAATTATGAGgtagaaagaatattttaataaaatGCACtgacctccatcttcaatctaggaTTATCAAGTATCTGAAACATATGTAGAAAAGCAACATCAGAAAACATACATAAATAATGTTTATTTAAATATGAGGCTTAAGAAATGAATTATGAGGGAATAAGATCTTAACAAAACTTCTTGCAAAATCAGAGCTTGAACTAAtcaaaacatgtttcatcaaaatcATAATAATACATTAACATACATAACAACTCATTAATCTTTAAGAATGGAAATTGATTCGAAATACATGCCTCTTTGCTTATCTGACATAACAAAGCTaatcaagtcccgcaacaaatggaAAAGAGCAAGTAGCTATATAATTTATCATTATGGTAATAAAGACACTGCAAATGGGAAATATGTTTTTGTAATATCTGCTAAACATATATGGAGGCATGTAAAAGGTAGTCAACTGTGGATTTTTTGGAAGATCGCAAAAAGTCATATTGTCTAATTATTTTACTGAGATGTGCAGTATCTAGATAGTTATAGCGTTACCTGTTATTGAGTAGGCTTTCACTTGGTTGAAGGATTCGAATTCGAAGTAGTGTTGTAGGTATCCTTTTGCTGGTATGCTTTCGAATTCTGTTTGCAACTCGAATATCAGAGACGTTGAGTTGAGATAGTTTCGTCCCATTTTTTTGCGGGTTTGCATATGAAGTTTGAAATTCTGTATGCTTGGCTGCAACATTCTTTCAAAATGGTCTTTGTCCTTGTAGTTGGTGTTGTCTTGGATAGCGTTTCCCTGTAATTTGTTGACGAATTTATTAAAAAACCATACTACTCATTTTCATGTTTGTTTATAACAGCTCTTTTTTTATGGTATATGTTAGCCATATATAATAGCGTTAAAAAACAATCAGTTATAAACTTATAAGAGAATATCAGCATGTTAATAAAGTATAAGTAAAATAAAACAATGATGATTTATCTAACATAAACTTAGATCAAATTTTCAAATTATTTCCCTGGCATATACAAGCATCATAAAACAACATACAAAAACCAATTTTATTTCTAGACTTGTTAACAAAACATTAAACCTATTAACCGAAGTTGTACAAATACGCCATAGTTAATATTTACTGTATTTTGGTAACCTGAGTATTTTCATATGTAATTTTACTTACATATGTGTCGAGGAGAATGCAGCTGTATCCATTTGGATTTTGAGTATTTGGTCTTTTGGCTATCCAACGCCTATATACCACTGCTTCGATTGTTTTGAGCCAGTCTCCTGGTTGCAGAGTCGAGATTGGTGACACTTTTGTTTGTTGGTCCATTCTGGCATTCTGCAGCACCCAAAAGAATGTCTATACATAAGTAAGTTGCATAGCAAGTTTCTGAACATTTGTCATGCAATTATCAATCATAAAATTATAACACTGTATTCTTCTCGGAAGTAAGAAGCACATTTTTAATACCAAACTAAAGCATAGAGTAATTTAACCCCTGCTTTCGATCAACTACACAACTAAAAAAAAAACAATTCAAGCCAAAAAGTTCTCTTATTCATATGAagcaagtgcaagaaacaaaagcatacATATAAATGGAATTGCAAACGACCCATTAGCCCATGGCATTAACAACAGCCTACTGTCTGACCTAAACTCCTAAAAAAAACTTGTCATGCCACCAACACCAAAATTCTCACCAAATAGCACCAATTTCCAGTCAAGACACATCAACAgccacaaactttaaaacaacttaAAATTTATACATGTGGCCAAATTGCCATCAAGATTGTCACATATAAAAAATTCAATTCATTACTTTTTCTAGTTGACTATATCTAGACACAAAAGTATTAAGATTTTCCTTAAAATAGTCAAGAAGAATTAATCAAATATCAAAGTATATGGGTCTAAAATCTCCAAAAGGGGAAATAGGTACTTACAGTGAGAGTGAATCTATGATTCCTGATTTGGAAGCCACGATTGTTCAAGTGCAAACCCTGACGAATCGACGAACCCTAATTATTGTTTCCCGATTGAATTAATCGATCGATGTTGAACAATTGTTGAAGTGCGAAATAATGAACATGTGTGTGTGAGAAAACTGTATGTGTGAAGAAGAAATGTGAAGGTACGTTCATTATATGAAAACTGTACTGGTAACTGCCTATAAGAAGTCCAAGTcaatttatcaatttatttatatGAAAACTACGTAATTATTCAATTCAAATTAAGGTCATTAGAATCTTAAATGATGTCTTTATTTATGCATTTAAATGGCTAGGATTGAAAGTTAAGATTTCATCTAAAGGCTAGAATTTAGACACGTAGGTTTTTTAATAAAAAATAACATCATAATTTTTTTCTTATTATAGATAAAAGAGATATGTAATGTAATGTTTGCTACAATCGAAAAGTATCTAAAGTACATCACTAGTCAGCCACAAATCCGGCTTaacacattattattaattaatatggaGGAGTAATATACAATAatatgtttaattaattaattaaatttcggttttttttttttttttttgggaagaaAAGAAAATATGTCTAGTACCATAACCTTCCTCGTTGAAACCGAAAATAAGCTCACGTATAAAGCTAACACAAAATTTAGACATTCCAGAACTCAAAATCACGCGTATAATGTTCGAGATCTAACTCATCCGATGCTTTTCATATCCAAATTTTTGAGATAAGTTTAATAGCCCTAAATCCGTATTTTCGTTTGTAATTCCATTCCATCCGAGTGTCATTacacagaaaaaaattaaaaacgatCGTAGGTAAAAGGATCAATAATTAATGGCTCAAATTCCCAATTTACAAAACGGACCTATCAATTTCGCTCCTATAAggttagttagttagttagttagtttCAGTTGCTTTTATCTACAtacttatataatttaattaattaattgaatTTCTGATTTTTTGGGAAGAAAAGAAAATATGTCTAGTACCATAACCTTCCTCGTTGAAACCGAAAATAAGCTCACGTATAAAGCTAACACAAAATTTAGACATTCCAGAACTCAAAATCACGCGTATAATGTTCGAGATCTAACTCATCCGATGCTTTTCATATCCAAATTTTTGAGATAAGTTTAATAGCCCTAAATCCGTATTTTCGTTTGTAATTCCATTCCATCCGAGTGTCATTacacagaaaaaaattaaaaacgatCGTAGGTAAAAGGATCAATAATTAATGGCTCAGATTCCCAATTTACAAAACGGACCTATCAATTTCGCTCCTATAAggttagttagttagttagttagtttCAGTTGCTTTTATCTACAtacttatataatttaattaattaattgaatTTCTGATTTTTTGGGAAGAAAAGAAAATATGTCTAGTACCATAACCTTCCTCGTTGAAACCGAAAATAAGCTCACGTATAAAGCTAACACAAAATTTAGACATTCCAGAACTCAAAATCACGCGTATAATGTTCGAGATCTAACTCATCCGATGCTTTTCATATCCAAATTTTTGAGATAAGTTTAATAGCCCTAAATCCGTATTTTCGTTTGTAATTCCATTCCATCCGAGTGTCATTacacagaaaaaaattaaaaacgatCGTAGGTAAAAGGATCAATAATTAATGGCTCAAATTCCCAATTTACAAAACGGACCTATCAATTTCGCTCCTATAAggttagttagttagttagttagtttCAGTTGCTTTTATCTACAtacttatataatttaattaattaattgaatTTCTGATTTTTTGGGAAGAAAAGAACATATGTCTAGTACTATAACCTTCCTCGTTGAAACCGAAAATAAGCTCACGTATAAAGCTAACACAAAATTTAGACATTTCAGAACTCAAAATCACGCGTATAATGTTCGAGATCTAACTCATCCGATGCTTTTCATATCCAAATTTTCTATTTTCTATGACATAAGTTTAAAACCCTAAATCCGTATTTTCGTTTGTAATTCCATCCCATCCGAGTGTCATTAcacagacaaaaaaaaaaaaaaaaaaaaaaacgatcgtAGGTAAAAGGATCAACAATTAATGGCTCAAATTCCCAATTTACAAAACGGACCTATCAATTTCGCTCCTATAAGGTTAGTTAGTTAATTAGTTTCAGTTGCTTTTATCTACATACCTATACCTATAATACGTATCAGTTCATCTGCTTTAATTTTAGGTTATCTTTATTTTTAAATTATGACTTTTGATTTGATTTACAGAGATCAGTCTCAGAAAGAGCTCATAACAATTCTGAAAAATGTAAGCTCGATTTCCTGATTATAACTGTGTGATTTTCATGTATTAGGTACTGTTTATTGCTCCTAGTATTAAAATTAAATTGAATAAGTACAGAGTAACTGATATGATTATTTTAATATATAGATTCGAGGGAAAAAATGTCTGGTAATCGATCCGAAGCTGGGCGGTACGCTGTCGTTAATTGTTCAGACTTCAGTTCTTAAGGTCAGTCTGTAACTTTTCTTTATTGTATGCAACTTTTAATTATCTCATATTTGTTAGGAGTAATTAGAATTAGACACATTAGGTTTTTGAATTAATATGAGATATGAAGTTCTGTAACAGCTGATAAATTCTGTAATAACTATATAGAACATGACTCTGTAAATATGTATAAAAGTTGGGGCTGCAATTGTAGTTTGGTACGAGTTTAGGTTTAGTGTGACTAAAATGCCAAAGTTAAATATCTGTTTGCCTATCACAATCTCATTTAGAACTAGATTATGCTTGTTAGTTGCCCTAGATAGATCAAGAATTTGAACTTGCACTTACCACTGAAGCAAGATCATTAGAGGTGTAATGTACAACATTATATCATAACACATCTGTGTTTGCATCTTACAGTAACTATGAAGAACCATAATTTAATTACATGGATATGGATATTTTATGAGACACCGATCAACAAAATAACAAACTTGTAACAGAATAAAGAAAGTAAATCACCGTTATAGAACCCTGAGGGTCTGATCACGGCTAAGCAGTTTCATAGGGTTCAAATTTAAACATACTAGGCACCTATTTGACAACTTCTGCTAAAGCAATAGGAGAAAAGTAATTTTCGTTGCATGTTaccaataatgataacaaaattcccAATTACCCAATAAATCCCAATATTAGAACTTCTATGCGGTGCCATATATTGGGTTCTCTGACTGACAATGCAAATTAAAATGCACAAACAGGAACATGGGGCTGAACTGCATCATCTTAATGCAGATCCAATCGAGAGTACCTGTACAAAAGTGGTGTACCTTGTACAAACCCAGCTTGATTTGATGAAATATATTTCTTCACATATTCACAACGACAACTCTAAAGGGCTTCAGAGAGAATATTTTCTCTATTTTGTCCCCCGCCGGGCTGTTGCATGTGAGAAAGTAAGTTATCCTGTACAGTTGTACCTTTACACATTATACAAAGTTTGTCTACTCTAGCAAATGATTGGATGACGATATTACTCGATATTCACAAACAATATTTGATTTGCAGATTCTCGAGGATGAAAAAGTTCATAATTTAATAACTATTGGGGAGTTCCCGTTATATGCTGTTCCACTGGATGAGGATATAATATCATTTGAACTCGACTTATCTTTTAAAGTATGTATCGTTACATTATCAAGATGTTAAGACTAAAATTCCACAAATCTAGAATATTTAGCTGTGTTGTCTCTGTTTCTATTAAATCCCTGTGCCTCGTTTTTCTCTTAACAGGAATGTCTTACTGATGGTGACTCAACCTCTCTTTGGCATATTGCCAAAGCCATACACAAACTTGAGGTTTAGTTTACTTATTTATACAATAAACATCTCTTTTTATTGATGCTATAGATATAGATTAATTTAGTTTGATTTATTCTGCAGTTCTCTTATGGTCTGATACCTAATGTTAGGGCAAAAGGGAAATCATCTGTACGTGTTGCTGACATGCTTAaccgtatgcaagctgaagagccTGTCAACTCAACTGATGTAAGTCCGTTTTATACAAGTGATACATTTAAATGGTGACTCACTCTTTCTAGTATTAATAACtagtaatatattaataataattattataattataattatatgctGTCTAATATATGTAAATAGAAACCACTCTTACTCTTCTTCCTGAAACTGTAGACGGGCGCACCTGAGATAAATACCCTTATTATTCTGGACAGAGAGGTACGTCATCTAGTAGTGTTGATTAATACTCTTTATAGCTTTGTGATTAAACCTGCATTATTGTTGTTTCATTGCAGTTGGATATGGTTACTCCAATGTGTTCTCAATTGACATATGAAGGGCTTATGGACGAGGTAA
The window above is part of the Rutidosis leptorrhynchoides isolate AG116_Rl617_1_P2 chromosome 1, CSIRO_AGI_Rlap_v1, whole genome shotgun sequence genome. Proteins encoded here:
- the LOC139886612 gene encoding uncharacterized protein translates to MDQQTKVSPISTLQPGDWLKTIEAVVYRRWIAKRPNTQNPNGYSCILLDTYGNAIQDNTNYKDKDHFERMLQPSIQNFKLHMQTRKKMGRNYLNSTSLIFELQTEFESIPAKGYLQHYFEFESFNQVKAYSITDT